In the Hordeum vulgare subsp. vulgare chromosome 7H, MorexV3_pseudomolecules_assembly, whole genome shotgun sequence genome, one interval contains:
- the LOC123409316 gene encoding protein HUA2-LIKE 1-like isoform X2: MADWPLPSNGVRADAVEEGHLGPRRPVDAAGKRAPQGPKWTREPQLGDLVLAKVSRPEDWNQEPAPRKFFVVFLGTKEIAFVGLQDLLPFTEKVKQDLVNKAREKRFPERHVKGLEVTLVEVLKAYDELPKSSETANGLLPDPTPDQIAKPTEPLAKRHADSGTPKLEQIDDFHGRYPSLKRKDRDVPKSSETANGLLHYRTPDPIEKPVEPLVKQPVDGGTPKLGQTDDSHGRYLSLKREQRVLFAGIEERNLEDPYGIPKCIAVLEGLPDLQMEDTLKAADLFTDSKGNREVFLSFSSNALRLGWVRRKIQNT, encoded by the exons ATGGCCGACTGGCCTCTCCCATCCAACGGGGTGCGGGCGGACGCTGTGGAAGAAGGTCACCTAGGGCCTCGCCGCCCAGTGGATGCCGCCGGAAAGCGGGCCCCCCAGGGCCCCAAATGGACCAGAGAACCACAGCTCGGGGACCTCGTCCTCGCCAAG GTGAGCAGGCCGGAGGATTGGAATCAGGAGCCTGCTCCACGCAagttctttgtcgtctttctCGGCACCAAAGAGAT TGCTTTTGTAGGTTTGCAAGATCTCTTGCCATTTACAGAAAAGGTGAAGCAAGACTTGGTAAATAAAGCTCGAGAGAAGCGATTCCCGGAAAGACATGTGAAAGGTCTTGAAGTAACCTTAGTGGAGGTACTCAAGGCCTATGATGAACTCCCCAAATCATCTGAAACTGCCAATGGTTTGCTGCCTGATCCAACTCCTGATCAGATTGCAAAACCTACAGAGCCCCTTGCAAAGCGACATGCTGATAGTGGGACTCCAAAACTGGAACAAATTGATGATTTCCATGGGAGGTACCCGAGCCTCAAAAGAAAAGACAGAGATGTCCCAAAATCATCTGAAACTGCCAATGGTTTGTTGCATTATCGAACTCCTGATCCAATTGAAAAACCTGTAGAGCCCCTTGTAAAGCAACCTGTTGATGGTGGCACTCCAAAACTGGGACAAACTGATGATTCCCATGGGAGGTACCTGAGCCTCAAAAGAGAACAGAGAGTTCTGTTTGCTGGCATTGAGGAGAGGAACTTGGAGGATCCCTATGGCATACCAAAATGCATTGCTGTGCTTGAAGGATTGCCGGATTTACAAATGGAAGATACGCTGAAAGCAGCTGACCTCTTCACCGACAGCAAGGGCAATCGAGAAGTATTCCTCTCTTTTTCAAGTAATGCATTACGGCTTGGCTGGGTAAGAAGAAAAATTCAGAACACCTAg
- the LOC123409316 gene encoding protein HUA2-LIKE 1-like isoform X1, whose translation MADWPLPSNGVRADAVEEGHLGPRRPVDAAGKRAPQGPKWTREPQLGDLVLAKVKGYPFWPAKVSRPEDWNQEPAPRKFFVVFLGTKEIAFVGLQDLLPFTEKVKQDLVNKAREKRFPERHVKGLEVTLVEVLKAYDELPKSSETANGLLPDPTPDQIAKPTEPLAKRHADSGTPKLEQIDDFHGRYPSLKRKDRDVPKSSETANGLLHYRTPDPIEKPVEPLVKQPVDGGTPKLGQTDDSHGRYLSLKREQRVLFAGIEERNLEDPYGIPKCIAVLEGLPDLQMEDTLKAADLFTDSKGNREVFLSFSSNALRLGWVRRKIQNT comes from the exons ATGGCCGACTGGCCTCTCCCATCCAACGGGGTGCGGGCGGACGCTGTGGAAGAAGGTCACCTAGGGCCTCGCCGCCCAGTGGATGCCGCCGGAAAGCGGGCCCCCCAGGGCCCCAAATGGACCAGAGAACCACAGCTCGGGGACCTCGTCCTCGCCAAGGTCAAGGGTTATCCTTTCTGGCCAGCCAAG GTGAGCAGGCCGGAGGATTGGAATCAGGAGCCTGCTCCACGCAagttctttgtcgtctttctCGGCACCAAAGAGAT TGCTTTTGTAGGTTTGCAAGATCTCTTGCCATTTACAGAAAAGGTGAAGCAAGACTTGGTAAATAAAGCTCGAGAGAAGCGATTCCCGGAAAGACATGTGAAAGGTCTTGAAGTAACCTTAGTGGAGGTACTCAAGGCCTATGATGAACTCCCCAAATCATCTGAAACTGCCAATGGTTTGCTGCCTGATCCAACTCCTGATCAGATTGCAAAACCTACAGAGCCCCTTGCAAAGCGACATGCTGATAGTGGGACTCCAAAACTGGAACAAATTGATGATTTCCATGGGAGGTACCCGAGCCTCAAAAGAAAAGACAGAGATGTCCCAAAATCATCTGAAACTGCCAATGGTTTGTTGCATTATCGAACTCCTGATCCAATTGAAAAACCTGTAGAGCCCCTTGTAAAGCAACCTGTTGATGGTGGCACTCCAAAACTGGGACAAACTGATGATTCCCATGGGAGGTACCTGAGCCTCAAAAGAGAACAGAGAGTTCTGTTTGCTGGCATTGAGGAGAGGAACTTGGAGGATCCCTATGGCATACCAAAATGCATTGCTGTGCTTGAAGGATTGCCGGATTTACAAATGGAAGATACGCTGAAAGCAGCTGACCTCTTCACCGACAGCAAGGGCAATCGAGAAGTATTCCTCTCTTTTTCAAGTAATGCATTACGGCTTGGCTGGGTAAGAAGAAAAATTCAGAACACCTAg